A single window of Nicotiana tomentosiformis chromosome 1, ASM39032v3, whole genome shotgun sequence DNA harbors:
- the LOC104096484 gene encoding uncharacterized protein isoform X1 — protein MRCHDCNSYPSVTKFSNEKTNQLLPTLHLLQSGFVPMEELGGDTPEIYDCEIRLRVNPQRRKEKVYIGCGAGFGGDRPIAALKLLQRAKELDYLVLECLAERTLAERYQAMKSGGKGYDPRISEWMELLLPLVVENGVCIITNMGANDPFGARDEVLQLASGLGISITVGVAHQVAVVRSDLEEHLRHVDDVSVYLGAAPIVECLQKFRPNVIITSRVADASLFLAPMVYELGWNWDELQLLAQGSLAGHLLECGCQLTGGYYMHPGDKYRDISLQDLLDLSLPFVEVSFDGRVCVEKAENSGGILNPSTCAEQLLYEVGDPSSYITPDVVVDFQDVSFQTLSSSKVLCAGAKPSASAPNKLLLLASKDKGWKGWGEISYGGYQCVKRAKAAEYLVRSWMEEVCPGTNKHLVSYIIGLDSLKAASIDEDLPRDIQDIRLRMDGLFEKEEHAIHFTKEFIALYTNGPAGGGGISTGHKKEIILEKALVKRKDVQWHITATRNKIMQSDDMASPKDIMQTSSFHDSVLRSIPTETALNKKEGAPQIQLSPAPHDRKIPLYDVAHSRAGDKGDDLNFSLIPYFPPDIERLKKIVTQEWVKKVVARLLNPSSFPTSDDIERRDKWVHEHVKVEIYEVRGIHSLNIVVRNILDEGVNCSRRIDRHGKTLSDLILCQKVVLPL, from the exons ATGCGTTGCCACGACTGCAACAGTTATCCCTCAGTGACAAAATTCTCTAACGAGAAGACAAACCAACTTCTGCCAACTCTGCATCTTCTTCAATCTGGGTTT GTTCCAATGGAAGAACTAGGCGGTGACACACCTGAGATTTATGACTGCGAGATCAGACTG AGGGTGAATCCTCAAAGGCGAAAGGAAAAGGTTTACATAGGTTGTGGTGCTGGGTTTGGAGGTGATCGACCAATAGCAGCTTTAAAACTACTTCAGAGGGCGAAAGAGTTGGATTATTTAGTGCTGGAATGCCTAGCCGAGCGCACCCTTGCTGAGCGCTATCAGGCGATGAAGTCTGGTGGCAAGGGCTATGATCCCCGTA TCTCAGAGTGGATGGAACTGCTCTTACCTTTGGTTGTGGAGAATGGAGTTTGCATTATTACAAACATGGGTGCGA ATGATCCGTTTGGTGCCCGGGATGAAGTCTTACAACTTGCAAGTGGACTAGGCATTTCCATAACTGTTGGTGTGGCTCATCAAGTTGCTGTTGTCAGATCAG ATTTGGAGGAGCACCTTAGACATGTTGAT GATGTTAGTGTGTATCTAGGAGCAGCTCCTATCGTTGAATGTCTTCAGAAATTCAGACCAAATGTCATTATTACTTCTCGAGTTGCTGATGCTTCCTTATTTTTGGCCCCAATG GTATATGAGCTCGGTTGGAATTGGGATGAGTTGCAACTACTTGCCCAAGGTTCACTGGCTGGCCACCTGCTAGAATGTGGTTGTCAACTTACTGGAGGATACTATATGCATCCAG GAGATAAATACCGTGATATATCTTTACAAGATCTCCTCGATTTGTCTCTTCCTTTTGTGGAAGTCAGTTTTGATGGGCGAGTATGCGTAGAAAAGGCAGAAAACAGTGGTGGGATTCTGAATCCCAGCACGTGTGCCGAGCAACTTCTGTATGAAGTGGGGGATCCTAGTAGCTACATAACCCCTGATGTG GTTGTAGATTTTCAAGATGTTTCATTTCAGACATTATCAAGCAGTAAAGTCCTCTGTGCTGGGGCAAAGCCATCTGCATCAGCTCCTAATAAACTGTTGCTACTGGCCTCCAAG GACAAGGGGTGGAAAGGCTGGGGAGAGATATCCTATGGTGGTTATCAGTGTGTTAAACGTGCTAAAGCTGCTGAATATTTG GTAAGATCATGGATGGAAGAAGTATGTCCTGGAACAAACAAACACTTAGTTTCCTATATCATTGGACTGGATAGCCTGAAGGCTGCCAGCATAGATGAAGATTTGCCTAGGGATATTCAAGATATCAGATTACGAATGGATGGTTTATTTGAGAAGGAGGAACACGCAATCCACTTCACAAAAGAGTTCATAGCATTATATACAAATGGACCTGCTGGTGGTGGCGGTATCAG CACTGGACACAAAAAAGAGATCATTCTTGAGAAGGCATTG GTAAAACGTAAAGATGTTCAGTGGCATATTACAGCAACAAGAAACAAAATAATGCAATCAGATGATATGGCTAGTCCTAAGGACATAATGCAGACCAGTTCTTTCCATGATTCGGTCTTGCGATCTATTCCAACAGAAACTGCTTTGAACAAAAAAGAAGGTGCACCACAAATTCAGCTGTCCCCTGCTCCACATGACAGGAAGATTCCTCTCTATGATGTCGCACATAGCAGAGCTGGTGATAAAGGGGATGATCTAAACTTTTCCCTTATCCCATATTTTCCTCCAGATATTGAAAGGCTAAAGAAGATTGTTACTCAAGAATGGGTAAAGAAAGTTGTCGCAAGGCTTCTTAATCCCTCTTCCTTCCCCACTTCTGATGATATTGAAAGAAGAGACAAATGGGTTCATGAACATGTTAAGGTGGAGATTTATGAAGTCAGAGGGATCCATTCCTTGAATATTGTGGTTCGTAATATTCTAGATGAAGGTGTGAACTGCTCAAGAAGAATCGATAGGCATGGAAAGACTCTATCCGATCTTATATTGTGCCAGAAAGTGGTGTTGCCTCTGTGA
- the LOC104096549 gene encoding uncharacterized protein, with translation MMKKLMADQPAHTAEMIKKVMVDQQAQATSMRNLERQVGQLASAQNIRPVEALPSDTEANPKASINAMSLRNGIQLEEIQSKKRKQVNFNERPATIESESEKSKESEKQAEEAVAKQPPPLVARPPPPFLQRLQKVKDNVAYKKFLDILKQVQINIPLVDILQEVPKYAKYIKDIVALTEFKTVELIEECSSRIQSKLPQKLKDVSLSKSRLLGLGKPRPTTVILQLADRSLAHPEGVIENVLVQVGSFIFHVDFIILDYEPDQEVPFILGRPFLATGRAIIDICEGKMTMRVGDRVKVFNVYKAIRLPAHYEELSMISVVESDATSLVPYMSPIDPLERALIRDEKDCEDEIMGEIEQVIDMSCSYVHGFGKFEELDRPVTLTPPKPYIEEAPKLELKPLPAHLRYAYLGNSKTLSVIISSSLTNTEEETLLRVLREHKKAIGWTIADIKGISPSFCMHKIFLEDGHRPSVEQQRRLNPIMKEAVKKEVIKLLDAGIIFPISDSNWVSPVQCVPQKRGMTVIENEKNELIPTRTVTGWRVCIDYRRLNKATRKDHFPLPFIDQMLDRLVGHEYYFFLNGYSGYNQIVICPEDQEKTTFTCPYGTFAFKRIPFGLCNALATFQRCLMAIFTDMVERFVEVFMDDFSVFGSSYDDCLKNLSKVLVCYEETNLVLNWEKCHFMMQGGIILGHRVSRNGIEVDKAKVEAVEKLPPLISVKAFNFDDTCLKAFEELKKKLVAAPIIVAPDWSLSFELMCDASDHAIGAVLGQRKDKVFYSIYYASKTLDDAQLHCTTTETELFAFVWAFEKFRAYLEFNVEIRDRKGTENQVADHLSRLENHDHVEEGGQIKEVFPDEQLFAITQDLPPWYADYVNYLVSGLMRRCIPEKEAELVLYDYHASSYGGHHGGDRTATKVLQSDFFWPTLFKDAHAFVKKYDQYQRA, from the exons ATGATGAAGAAATTGATGGCTGACCAGCCAGCCCACACCGCAGAGATGATAAAGAAAGTGATGGTTGACCAGCAGGCCCAAGCCACATCAATGAGAAATTTGGAGCGTCAAGTGGGACAACTTGCTAGTGCCCAAAATATTAGACCAGTTGAAGCTCTTCCAAGTGACACTGAAGCTAATCCTAAGGCATCCATTAATGCCATGTCATTGAGGAATGGGATACAATTAGAAGAAATCCAGTCAAAAAAGAGAAAACAGGTGAATTTTAATGAGAGGCCAGCCACTATAGAGTCAGAATCAGAAAAATCAAAGGAATCTGAGAAGCAAGCTGAAGAGGCGGTGGCTAAGCAACCTCCACCGTTGGTTGCGAGGCCACCACCTCCGTTCCTTCAAAGATTGCAGAAGGTGAAGGATAATGTCGCATATAAAAagtttcttgatattttgaagcAAGTGCAAATTAATATTCCTTTGGTAGACATCTTGCAAGAAGTGCCCAAATATGCAAAATACATCAAGGACATAGTGGCATTGACCGAGTTCAAGACCGTGGAACTCATTGAGGAATGTAGCTCAAGAATTCAAAGCAAGCTACCTCAGAAATTGAAGGATGTTTCACTATCCAAATCTCGATTG TTAGGGTTGGGTAAGCCACGCCCAACAACGGTAATCTTACAGTTGGCTGATCGCTCTCTTGCTCatcctgaaggagtgattgaaaaTGTGTTAGTTCAAGTGGGTTCTTTCATATTCCATGTTGATTTCATTATCTTGGACTACGAGCCTGATCAGGAAGTCCCATTTATTTTGGGGCGTCCATTTTTAGCCACGGGCCGAGCTATTATTGATATTTGTGAAGGAAAGATGACGATGCGAGTAGGCGATCGAGTGAAGGTATTCAATGTATATAAAGCAATCAGACTGCCAGCCCACTATGAAGAGCTATCCATGATTTCTGTGGTGGAAAGTGATGCTACATCATTAGTGCCTTATATGAGCCCTATAGATCCTCTTGAACGAGCTTTGATTAGGGATGAAAAAGACTGTGAAGATGAAATAATGGGAGAAATTGAGCAAGTAATTGATATGTCCTGCAGTTATGTCCATGGGTTTggaaaatttgaggagttggacaGGCCTGTCACTCTGACCCCTCCTAAGCCATATATTGAAGAAGCTCCGAAGCTAGAACTTAAGCCCCTACCAGCGCATCTGcgctatgcttatttgggaaacTCTAAGACATTGTCCGTGATTATCTCATCCAGCTTGACTAACACAGAAGAAGAAACATTGCTCAGAGTCCTTCGCGAGCATAAAAAGGCTATTGGATGGACAATTGCTGACATCAAGGGAATCAGTCCATCgttttgcatgcataaaatcttcTTGGAAGATGGACACCGCCCTAGTGTTGAGCAGCAAAGGAGGTTAAATCCCATTATGAAAGAGGCCGTGAAGAAGGAAGTAATCAAGTTGCTCGATGCAGGTATCATCTTTCCTATTTCTGACAGCAACTGGGTAAGCCCAGTTCAATGTGTGCCCCAAAAAAGGGGGATGACTGTAAttgaaaatgagaaaaatgagctaaTTCCTACTCGCACTGTGACGGGGTGGAGAGTctgcattgattatagaaggcTTAACAAAGCAACCCGCAAGGACCACTTTCCACttccattcattgaccaaatgttggacagaTTAGTGGggcatgaatattatttcttccTTAATGGTTATTCGGGATACAATCAGATTGTCATATGCCCAGAGGATCAGGAGAAGACCACTTTTACTTGTCCTTATGgcactttcgccttcaagcgaattccgtttggtctttgtaatgcactaGCTACTTTCCAGAGATGcctgatggctattttcaccgatatggtggaaagATTTGTGGaagtttttatggatgatttttcagtctttggatcttcttatgatgattgtttgaagaatttgagcaaGGTGTTAGTCTGTTATGAAGAAACAAATCTGGTattgaattgggagaagtgtcactttatgaTGCAGGGAGGTATCATTTTGGGTCACAGAGTGTCTAGGAAcggcattgaagttgataaggcAAAGGTGGAGGCGGTTGAAAAATTACCTCCACTTATTTCTGTGAAAG CTTTCAATTTTGATGACACCTGCCTTAAAGCATTTGAAGAACTCAAAAAGAAGTTAGTGGCTGCTCCCATTATTGTGGCACCAGATTGGTCCTTATCATTTGAACTTATGTGTGATGCGAGTGACCATGCTATTGGAGCAGTGCTAGGCCAGAGGAAAGACAAGGTGTTTTATTCCATCTACTATGCGAGTAAGACTCTTGATGATGCACAACTGCATTGCACTACCACCGAAACAGAGTTGTTTGCCTTTGTGTGGGCCTTtgagaaatttcgggcatacttg GAATTTAATGTAGAAATACGAGATCGAAAGGGCACAGAGAACCAAGTAGCTGACCATCTATCAAGGCTGGAAAATCACGACCACGTGGAGGAGGGTGGCCAAATTAAAGAAGTATTTCCTGATGAGCAACTTTTTGCTATCACCCAAGACCTtcccccatggtatgcagactatgtgaattatcttgtgagtggg ttgatgaggAGATGCATTCCAGAAAAGGAGGCAGAATTAGTATTGTATGATTATCATGCATCATCTTATGGGGGCCATCATGGAGGAGATAGAACAGCTACAAAGGTATTACAATCCGATTTCTTTTGGCCAACTTTATTCAAGGATGCTCATGCATTTGTTAAGAAGTATGATCAATATCAGAGAGCATGA
- the LOC104096520 gene encoding acetyl-coenzyme A carboxylase carboxyl transferase subunit alpha, chloroplastic-like isoform X1, protein MATLSLTVGNCGRGRNSEDLTSEFVPNLSLGSVFLTKRLYGLNLKDLDGPKLRARKKFRVGAEIKKWKKHDYPWPGDIDPNTKTPLKYLSFFKPLDEKPKPVTLAFEKPLVDLEKQLIEVRRMAEDTGLDFTDQINALEAKYQQALKDLYTHLTPIQRLQIARHPNRPTVLDHILNMTEKWVELHGDRAGYDDPAMITGIGSIEGRSYIFIGHQKGRNTKENIMRNFAMPTPHGYRKALRMMKYADHHGFPIVTFVDTPGAFADLRSEELGQGEAIAHNLRTMFGLKVPIITIVTGEGGSGGALAIGCANKLLMLENSAFYVASPEACAAILWKSSQAAPKAAEKLRITAQEHYRLKIADGIIPEPLGGAHADPFWASQQIKHAIVEAMAELGRMNTEQLLHHRMLKFRSIGGFQEGIQVEPERKRKMKPSEANTRPADLESELANLRKKILEAKGPSDPVTTQVLEKLQEDLDTEITKAFIAMGLQDKIESLKLELQSAPIPDQPLNKSLQEKANKIMQEFKQKLSQPGAYLGLKQKLHTVEMASRLIKLKNKSEKLKTEVNQKIPTTVKAKLELLNAASKKLSSGEPLDTNLMEEVEKAKKELEYVLKSANLEVVGTRKRTNVAVPPELVKDLAKVNEEINEEIQRAVTRSGLSEKIEELKLEIVKDSSSEKVKELETEVREGIASALSVTPLKEKVEGLREKLAPAYKDDIESKVGAENGR, encoded by the exons ATGGCCACCTTATCTCTAACAGTTGGGAATTGTGGACGAGGCAGAAATTCAGAGGACCTCACTTCTGAATTTGTGCCAAACTTGTCTCTTGGTAGTGTATTTCTTACCAAAAGGTTGTATGGCCTGAATTTGAAGGATTTGGATGGTCCGAAACTGAGGGCGCGGAAGAAATTCCGCGTTGGTGCTGAAATAAAGAAGTGGAAGAAGCATGATTACCCGTGGCCTGGTGATATTGATCCAAACACTAAGACACCCTTAAAGTATCTTTCCTTCTTTAAACCTCTTGATGAGAAACCAAAACCAGTCACACTTGCCTTTGAGAAGCCATTGGTTGATTTGGAGAAACAGCTTATTGAG GTGCGTAGAATGGCTGAAGACACTGGATTGGATTTCACTGATCAGATTAATGCTTTGGAAGCCAAGTATCAGCAG GCCCTGAAGGACTTGTACACTCATTTGACACCCATTCAACGCCTCCAAATTGCTCGACACCCTAATAGACCAACTGTTCTTGATCATATACTAAATATGACAGAGAAG TGGGTAGAGCTCCATGGAGATCGTGCTGGCTATGACGATCCAGCCATGATTACTGGCATTGGGAGCATTGAAGGCAGAAGTTACATCTTCATTGGCCACCAGAAAGGTAGAAATACAAAAGAAAACATCATGCGAAACTTTGCAATGCCAACTCCTCATGG CTACAGAAAGGCTTTGAGAATGATGAAATATGCTGATCATCATGGCTTCCCTATTGTTACATTTGTAGACACACCAGGCGCTTTCGCTGATTTAAGATCTGAAGAGCTAGGTCAG GGTGAGGCTATAGCCCATAATTTAAGGACAATGTTTGGGCTGAAAGTTCCAATCATAACGATTGTAACTGGTGAAGGTGGTTCAGGCGGTGCTCTTGCTATTGGATGTGCAAATAAGTTGTTAATGTTGGAAAACTCAGCGTTTTATGTTGCTAG TCCTGAAGCTTGTGCTGCAATATTATGGAAATCTTCACAAGCAGCTCCAAAG GCAGCTGAAAAACTGAGGATCACAGCTCAGGAACATTATAGGCTCAAGATAGCTGATGGTATTATTCCT GAACCTCTGGGTGGTGCCCATGCCGATCCTTTCTGGGCGTCTCAGCAGATTAAACATGCAATTGTCGAGGCTATGGCG GAACTTGGAAGGATGAACACTGAACAGTTGCTTCACCACCGGATGCTTAAATTTCGTTCAATTGGAGGTTTCCAGGAGGGCATTCAGGTTGAACCTGAAAGGAAGCGCAAAATGAAGCCATCCGAGGCTAACACACGGCCTGCTGATTTGGAATCAGAGCTTGCAAATCTTAGGAAGAAGATTCTAGAAGCTAAGGGACCATCTGATCCTGTTACTACCCaagtccttgagaagctccaagAAGATCTAGATACTGAGATAACAAAAGCATTCATAGCTATGGGCTTGCAGGATAAGATTGAATCTCTTAAACTAGAGTTGCAAAGCGCTCCTATTCCGGATCAACCACTTAACAAGTCTTTGCAGGAGAAAGCTAATAAGATTATGCAAGAATTTAAACAGAAGCTGTCACAACCTGGGGCATATCTTGGTTTAAAGCAAAAGCTTCACACTGTGGAGATGGCTAGCAGGCTCATCAAGCTGAAGAATAAAAGCGAGAAACTAAAAACCGAAGTCAATCAGAAAATTCCAACAACTGTAAAAGCCAAGCTAGAGCTTTTAAACGCAGCTTCGAAAAAGCTATCAAGCGGGGAACCTTTGGATACAAATCTAATGGAGGAAGTAGAAAAAGCTAAGAAAGAGCTGGAGTATGTTCTAAAGTCAGCCAACCTGGAAGTAGTAGGCACGCGCAAAAGGACGAACGTTGCTGTTCCACCAGAATTGGTAAAGGATTTAGCAAAGGTAAATGAGGAGATAAATGAGGAGATTCAAAGAGCTGTGACTAGATCAGGTCTAAGTGAGAAGATTGAAGAGTTGAAGCTGGAGATTGTGAAGGATTCTAGCTCAGAAAAGGTAAAAGAGCTGGAAACGGAGGTCAGGGAAGGGATTGCTTCTGCCCTTAGTGTCACCCCACTGAAAGAAAAGGTTGAAGGTTTAAGGGAGAAGTTGGCACCAGCCTACAAGGATGATATAGAAAGTAAAGTTGGTGCAGAAAATGGAAGATGA
- the LOC104096484 gene encoding uncharacterized protein isoform X2, which yields MEELGGDTPEIYDCEIRLRVNPQRRKEKVYIGCGAGFGGDRPIAALKLLQRAKELDYLVLECLAERTLAERYQAMKSGGKGYDPRISEWMELLLPLVVENGVCIITNMGANDPFGARDEVLQLASGLGISITVGVAHQVAVVRSDLEEHLRHVDDVSVYLGAAPIVECLQKFRPNVIITSRVADASLFLAPMVYELGWNWDELQLLAQGSLAGHLLECGCQLTGGYYMHPGDKYRDISLQDLLDLSLPFVEVSFDGRVCVEKAENSGGILNPSTCAEQLLYEVGDPSSYITPDVVVDFQDVSFQTLSSSKVLCAGAKPSASAPNKLLLLASKDKGWKGWGEISYGGYQCVKRAKAAEYLVRSWMEEVCPGTNKHLVSYIIGLDSLKAASIDEDLPRDIQDIRLRMDGLFEKEEHAIHFTKEFIALYTNGPAGGGGISTGHKKEIILEKALVKRKDVQWHITATRNKIMQSDDMASPKDIMQTSSFHDSVLRSIPTETALNKKEGAPQIQLSPAPHDRKIPLYDVAHSRAGDKGDDLNFSLIPYFPPDIERLKKIVTQEWVKKVVARLLNPSSFPTSDDIERRDKWVHEHVKVEIYEVRGIHSLNIVVRNILDEGVNCSRRIDRHGKTLSDLILCQKVVLPL from the exons ATGGAAGAACTAGGCGGTGACACACCTGAGATTTATGACTGCGAGATCAGACTG AGGGTGAATCCTCAAAGGCGAAAGGAAAAGGTTTACATAGGTTGTGGTGCTGGGTTTGGAGGTGATCGACCAATAGCAGCTTTAAAACTACTTCAGAGGGCGAAAGAGTTGGATTATTTAGTGCTGGAATGCCTAGCCGAGCGCACCCTTGCTGAGCGCTATCAGGCGATGAAGTCTGGTGGCAAGGGCTATGATCCCCGTA TCTCAGAGTGGATGGAACTGCTCTTACCTTTGGTTGTGGAGAATGGAGTTTGCATTATTACAAACATGGGTGCGA ATGATCCGTTTGGTGCCCGGGATGAAGTCTTACAACTTGCAAGTGGACTAGGCATTTCCATAACTGTTGGTGTGGCTCATCAAGTTGCTGTTGTCAGATCAG ATTTGGAGGAGCACCTTAGACATGTTGAT GATGTTAGTGTGTATCTAGGAGCAGCTCCTATCGTTGAATGTCTTCAGAAATTCAGACCAAATGTCATTATTACTTCTCGAGTTGCTGATGCTTCCTTATTTTTGGCCCCAATG GTATATGAGCTCGGTTGGAATTGGGATGAGTTGCAACTACTTGCCCAAGGTTCACTGGCTGGCCACCTGCTAGAATGTGGTTGTCAACTTACTGGAGGATACTATATGCATCCAG GAGATAAATACCGTGATATATCTTTACAAGATCTCCTCGATTTGTCTCTTCCTTTTGTGGAAGTCAGTTTTGATGGGCGAGTATGCGTAGAAAAGGCAGAAAACAGTGGTGGGATTCTGAATCCCAGCACGTGTGCCGAGCAACTTCTGTATGAAGTGGGGGATCCTAGTAGCTACATAACCCCTGATGTG GTTGTAGATTTTCAAGATGTTTCATTTCAGACATTATCAAGCAGTAAAGTCCTCTGTGCTGGGGCAAAGCCATCTGCATCAGCTCCTAATAAACTGTTGCTACTGGCCTCCAAG GACAAGGGGTGGAAAGGCTGGGGAGAGATATCCTATGGTGGTTATCAGTGTGTTAAACGTGCTAAAGCTGCTGAATATTTG GTAAGATCATGGATGGAAGAAGTATGTCCTGGAACAAACAAACACTTAGTTTCCTATATCATTGGACTGGATAGCCTGAAGGCTGCCAGCATAGATGAAGATTTGCCTAGGGATATTCAAGATATCAGATTACGAATGGATGGTTTATTTGAGAAGGAGGAACACGCAATCCACTTCACAAAAGAGTTCATAGCATTATATACAAATGGACCTGCTGGTGGTGGCGGTATCAG CACTGGACACAAAAAAGAGATCATTCTTGAGAAGGCATTG GTAAAACGTAAAGATGTTCAGTGGCATATTACAGCAACAAGAAACAAAATAATGCAATCAGATGATATGGCTAGTCCTAAGGACATAATGCAGACCAGTTCTTTCCATGATTCGGTCTTGCGATCTATTCCAACAGAAACTGCTTTGAACAAAAAAGAAGGTGCACCACAAATTCAGCTGTCCCCTGCTCCACATGACAGGAAGATTCCTCTCTATGATGTCGCACATAGCAGAGCTGGTGATAAAGGGGATGATCTAAACTTTTCCCTTATCCCATATTTTCCTCCAGATATTGAAAGGCTAAAGAAGATTGTTACTCAAGAATGGGTAAAGAAAGTTGTCGCAAGGCTTCTTAATCCCTCTTCCTTCCCCACTTCTGATGATATTGAAAGAAGAGACAAATGGGTTCATGAACATGTTAAGGTGGAGATTTATGAAGTCAGAGGGATCCATTCCTTGAATATTGTGGTTCGTAATATTCTAGATGAAGGTGTGAACTGCTCAAGAAGAATCGATAGGCATGGAAAGACTCTATCCGATCTTATATTGTGCCAGAAAGTGGTGTTGCCTCTGTGA
- the LOC104096520 gene encoding acetyl-coenzyme A carboxylase carboxyl transferase subunit alpha, chloroplastic-like isoform X2 encodes MRNQNQSHLPLRSHWLIWRNSLLRCVEWLKTLDWISLIRLMLWKPSISSFSYNSRDLIPMLCIKWVELHGDRAGYDDPAMITGIGSIEGRSYIFIGHQKGRNTKENIMRNFAMPTPHGYRKALRMMKYADHHGFPIVTFVDTPGAFADLRSEELGQGEAIAHNLRTMFGLKVPIITIVTGEGGSGGALAIGCANKLLMLENSAFYVASPEACAAILWKSSQAAPKAAEKLRITAQEHYRLKIADGIIPEPLGGAHADPFWASQQIKHAIVEAMAELGRMNTEQLLHHRMLKFRSIGGFQEGIQVEPERKRKMKPSEANTRPADLESELANLRKKILEAKGPSDPVTTQVLEKLQEDLDTEITKAFIAMGLQDKIESLKLELQSAPIPDQPLNKSLQEKANKIMQEFKQKLSQPGAYLGLKQKLHTVEMASRLIKLKNKSEKLKTEVNQKIPTTVKAKLELLNAASKKLSSGEPLDTNLMEEVEKAKKELEYVLKSANLEVVGTRKRTNVAVPPELVKDLAKVNEEINEEIQRAVTRSGLSEKIEELKLEIVKDSSSEKVKELETEVREGIASALSVTPLKEKVEGLREKLAPAYKDDIESKVGAENGR; translated from the exons ATGAGAAACCAAAACCAGTCACACTTGCCTTTGAGAAGCCATTGGTTGATTTGGAGAAACAGCTTATTGAG GTGCGTAGAATGGCTGAAGACACTGGATTGGATTTCACTGATCAGATTAATGCTTTGGAAGCCAAGTATCAGCAG CTTCTCTTACAACTCGAGGGATCTTATTCCTATGTTATGCATAAAGTGGGTAGAGCTCCATGGAGATCGTGCTGGCTATGACGATCCAGCCATGATTACTGGCATTGGGAGCATTGAAGGCAGAAGTTACATCTTCATTGGCCACCAGAAAGGTAGAAATACAAAAGAAAACATCATGCGAAACTTTGCAATGCCAACTCCTCATGG CTACAGAAAGGCTTTGAGAATGATGAAATATGCTGATCATCATGGCTTCCCTATTGTTACATTTGTAGACACACCAGGCGCTTTCGCTGATTTAAGATCTGAAGAGCTAGGTCAG GGTGAGGCTATAGCCCATAATTTAAGGACAATGTTTGGGCTGAAAGTTCCAATCATAACGATTGTAACTGGTGAAGGTGGTTCAGGCGGTGCTCTTGCTATTGGATGTGCAAATAAGTTGTTAATGTTGGAAAACTCAGCGTTTTATGTTGCTAG TCCTGAAGCTTGTGCTGCAATATTATGGAAATCTTCACAAGCAGCTCCAAAG GCAGCTGAAAAACTGAGGATCACAGCTCAGGAACATTATAGGCTCAAGATAGCTGATGGTATTATTCCT GAACCTCTGGGTGGTGCCCATGCCGATCCTTTCTGGGCGTCTCAGCAGATTAAACATGCAATTGTCGAGGCTATGGCG GAACTTGGAAGGATGAACACTGAACAGTTGCTTCACCACCGGATGCTTAAATTTCGTTCAATTGGAGGTTTCCAGGAGGGCATTCAGGTTGAACCTGAAAGGAAGCGCAAAATGAAGCCATCCGAGGCTAACACACGGCCTGCTGATTTGGAATCAGAGCTTGCAAATCTTAGGAAGAAGATTCTAGAAGCTAAGGGACCATCTGATCCTGTTACTACCCaagtccttgagaagctccaagAAGATCTAGATACTGAGATAACAAAAGCATTCATAGCTATGGGCTTGCAGGATAAGATTGAATCTCTTAAACTAGAGTTGCAAAGCGCTCCTATTCCGGATCAACCACTTAACAAGTCTTTGCAGGAGAAAGCTAATAAGATTATGCAAGAATTTAAACAGAAGCTGTCACAACCTGGGGCATATCTTGGTTTAAAGCAAAAGCTTCACACTGTGGAGATGGCTAGCAGGCTCATCAAGCTGAAGAATAAAAGCGAGAAACTAAAAACCGAAGTCAATCAGAAAATTCCAACAACTGTAAAAGCCAAGCTAGAGCTTTTAAACGCAGCTTCGAAAAAGCTATCAAGCGGGGAACCTTTGGATACAAATCTAATGGAGGAAGTAGAAAAAGCTAAGAAAGAGCTGGAGTATGTTCTAAAGTCAGCCAACCTGGAAGTAGTAGGCACGCGCAAAAGGACGAACGTTGCTGTTCCACCAGAATTGGTAAAGGATTTAGCAAAGGTAAATGAGGAGATAAATGAGGAGATTCAAAGAGCTGTGACTAGATCAGGTCTAAGTGAGAAGATTGAAGAGTTGAAGCTGGAGATTGTGAAGGATTCTAGCTCAGAAAAGGTAAAAGAGCTGGAAACGGAGGTCAGGGAAGGGATTGCTTCTGCCCTTAGTGTCACCCCACTGAAAGAAAAGGTTGAAGGTTTAAGGGAGAAGTTGGCACCAGCCTACAAGGATGATATAGAAAGTAAAGTTGGTGCAGAAAATGGAAGATGA